From the genome of Halobellus litoreus, one region includes:
- a CDS encoding rhomboid family intramembrane serine protease produces the protein MATCDECGAHENMPYQCRRCGQSFCAEHRLPENHDCPGLGDWNDPSGVFDSGFDETVRNRGGGSESDGLVARILGTGGPLGYFRGNMSYVFLGVMWVTFLLQYVVGFLLTGTFNPFVHATNSSWQAIFVLSPGHIEYVWTWVTSIFAHGGFTHIAFNSIALYFFGPVVERYLDTRRFTALFFGAGIVAGLAQVLSTLLTVGPFGAGVVGASGAIMGVLGVLTVLNPNLKVYLYFIIPMPLWVLTFGFAAFSIIAGFGVSAGGGLVGGNVAHLAHLAGLLVGLAYGVRVKGRVGVPKSLQLGGGGRGGPGGPGGPGGRY, from the coding sequence ATGGCTACCTGCGACGAGTGCGGGGCACACGAGAATATGCCGTACCAGTGCCGACGGTGCGGTCAGAGCTTCTGCGCCGAGCACCGACTCCCGGAGAACCACGACTGTCCGGGGCTCGGCGACTGGAACGACCCCTCGGGAGTGTTCGATAGCGGGTTCGACGAGACGGTTCGGAACCGCGGCGGTGGATCAGAGTCGGACGGCCTCGTCGCCCGGATTCTCGGCACGGGCGGCCCCCTGGGTTACTTCCGCGGGAATATGAGCTACGTCTTCCTCGGCGTGATGTGGGTGACGTTCCTGCTCCAGTACGTCGTCGGGTTTCTGCTCACGGGAACGTTCAATCCGTTCGTTCACGCGACCAATTCTTCGTGGCAGGCGATTTTCGTCCTCTCGCCGGGGCACATCGAGTACGTCTGGACGTGGGTCACGTCCATCTTCGCTCACGGAGGCTTCACCCACATCGCGTTCAACAGCATCGCGCTGTACTTCTTCGGCCCCGTCGTCGAGCGCTATCTCGACACGAGACGCTTCACGGCGCTGTTCTTCGGCGCGGGCATCGTCGCCGGCCTCGCCCAGGTCCTCTCGACGCTCCTGACGGTCGGTCCCTTCGGCGCGGGCGTCGTCGGGGCGTCGGGAGCGATTATGGGCGTTCTCGGCGTTCTCACCGTACTGAATCCGAACCTGAAGGTGTATCTGTACTTCATCATCCCGATGCCGCTGTGGGTGTTGACGTTCGGGTTCGCCGCGTTCAGCATCATCGCGGGCTTCGGGGTCTCCGCGGGCGGCGGCCTCGTCGGCGGCAACGTCGCCCACCTCGCGCACCTGGCGGGCCTCCTGGTCGGGCTCGCCTACGGCGTGCGCGTGAAAGGTCGCGTCGGCGTCCCGAAGTCGTTACAGCTCGGTGGCGGCGGCCGGGGCGGGCCCGGCGGTCCGGGTGGCCCCGGCGGACGGTACTGA
- a CDS encoding DUF7108 domain-containing protein, with protein sequence MPDERIPRDDRGESTAEQTERSDGDPPAETGGDRGTGGERSTASPPEGVVGEAERLTRLAREAAVEEAAAAYRERRDGLVSDHDFIARVRDEDDTLVLHPDEWVEDGVVQFERIEDTDRAVEVSLSGPDHGAEWETVEAANQAIVDAVESAHGPDHAANVRAFADFMSNHYLKRVDDATEAEREEFLTEYYRRNAWPSEAQESIVAESVDLVDDVGDDVPGS encoded by the coding sequence ATGCCTGACGAACGGATTCCACGTGACGACCGCGGAGAGAGCACTGCCGAGCAGACAGAGAGATCAGACGGCGATCCGCCGGCCGAGACGGGCGGAGACCGCGGGACAGGCGGCGAGCGGTCGACCGCGTCTCCACCCGAAGGGGTCGTCGGGGAGGCCGAGCGACTGACCCGACTGGCGAGAGAGGCGGCGGTCGAGGAGGCCGCCGCGGCGTACCGCGAGCGACGCGACGGTCTCGTCAGCGATCACGACTTCATTGCGCGCGTGCGCGACGAGGACGACACGCTGGTGCTCCACCCCGACGAGTGGGTCGAGGACGGCGTCGTCCAGTTCGAGCGGATCGAGGACACCGACCGCGCGGTGGAGGTGTCGCTGTCGGGACCGGACCACGGCGCGGAGTGGGAGACCGTCGAAGCAGCCAACCAAGCCATCGTCGACGCCGTCGAGAGCGCGCACGGTCCCGACCACGCGGCCAACGTCCGTGCCTTCGCGGACTTTATGAGTAACCACTACCTGAAGCGCGTCGACGACGCCACCGAGGCCGAGAGAGAGGAGTTCCTCACGGAGTACTACCGGCGAAACGCCTGGCCGTCGGAAGCGCAGGAATCCATCGTCGCCGAGAGCGTCGACCTCGTGGACGACGTCGGCGACGACGTGCCCGGATCCTGA
- a CDS encoding endonuclease V codes for MKPARPEFVPDASATREEMEALQRDVAADATWSDDFDFDPGTVGSDRTTGSGVATGQRTLSTDHGAASAPLVAGVDQAFLDDRAVSVVVVRRGDTVVERAHAVTDLEIPYIPGLLAFREGGPILAAFAELTCEPDLVVFDGSGRIHYRQAGLATHIGVTLDVPSVGVAKGLLCGTPETGVDGRPEGWRTPILADDDVENAAPGTKIGHAFQSRQYDSRPIVNPIYVSPGHRVRVDTATDLVERLCAGYKLPEPTRLADAHADEVKRGLSE; via the coding sequence ATGAAACCGGCCCGCCCCGAATTCGTTCCGGACGCCTCCGCGACCCGCGAGGAGATGGAGGCGCTCCAGCGGGACGTCGCCGCGGACGCGACTTGGAGCGACGATTTCGACTTCGACCCCGGAACGGTCGGAAGCGACCGAACGACTGGGTCGGGCGTCGCGACCGGCCAACGGACGCTCTCGACCGACCACGGGGCCGCCTCCGCACCGCTCGTCGCCGGCGTCGATCAGGCCTTCCTCGACGACCGAGCGGTGAGCGTCGTGGTCGTTCGCCGCGGCGACACGGTGGTCGAACGCGCCCACGCCGTGACCGACTTGGAGATTCCGTACATCCCGGGGCTGCTGGCTTTCCGCGAGGGCGGGCCGATCCTCGCCGCGTTCGCGGAACTGACCTGCGAACCGGACCTGGTCGTCTTCGACGGCAGCGGCCGCATCCACTACCGGCAGGCCGGACTGGCGACGCACATCGGGGTGACGCTCGACGTGCCGAGCGTCGGCGTCGCGAAGGGACTGCTCTGCGGGACGCCCGAGACCGGGGTCGACGGCCGGCCGGAGGGCTGGCGGACACCGATCCTCGCGGACGACGATGTCGAGAACGCCGCGCCGGGAACGAAGATCGGCCACGCGTTCCAGTCGCGGCAGTACGACTCGCGACCGATCGTCAACCCGATCTACGTCAGCCCCGGCCACCGGGTGCGCGTCGACACCGCGACCGACCTCGTCGAACGACTCTGCGCCGGCTACAAGCTCCCGGAGCCGACGCGTCTCGCGGACGCCCACGCCGACGAGGTGAAGCGCGGGCTCTCTGAGTGA
- a CDS encoding PadR family transcriptional regulator codes for MSEAQTVTEANSVVRDLTAFQQNILVILSEEPMYGLAIKRQLETYYGTEVNHGRLYPNLDDLVEMGLIEKSELDKRTNQYELTEEGHDALLDQFDWMFAKFVADEGRAAELSDLVEAHR; via the coding sequence ATGTCAGAGGCACAAACAGTTACCGAGGCAAACAGTGTGGTGCGCGACCTGACGGCGTTCCAGCAGAACATCCTGGTCATCCTCTCCGAGGAGCCGATGTACGGGCTCGCTATCAAGCGACAGCTCGAGACCTACTACGGGACGGAAGTGAACCACGGTCGGCTGTACCCCAACCTCGACGACCTCGTCGAGATGGGGCTCATCGAAAAGAGCGAACTCGACAAGCGGACGAACCAGTACGAACTCACCGAGGAGGGCCACGACGCGCTCTTGGATCAGTTCGACTGGATGTTCGCGAAGTTCGTCGCGGACGAGGGACGCGCCGCCGAGCTTTCCGACCTCGTCGAAGCGCACCGATAA
- the rnhA gene encoding ribonuclease HI, protein MPSVDCDPDVARDRLEAAGVAVEAGNTDYERWRAERGEATAVAYDDKVVVQGSRPTDLLALLRAEEGGRAHVYFDGASRGNPGPAAIGWVLVTSDGVVAEGSDRIDETTNNRAEYEALERALEAARDYGFDEVDVRGDSQLIVRQVKGEYDTNNPELRERRVRALELLDSFDRWSLEHVPRAVNDRADSLANEALDDA, encoded by the coding sequence ATGCCGAGTGTCGACTGCGACCCCGACGTCGCGCGCGACCGACTCGAAGCCGCCGGCGTCGCGGTCGAGGCGGGGAACACCGACTACGAGCGATGGCGCGCCGAGCGGGGCGAGGCGACCGCCGTCGCCTACGACGACAAAGTGGTCGTGCAGGGGTCCCGCCCGACGGACCTCTTAGCGCTGCTCCGGGCGGAAGAGGGCGGACGCGCACACGTCTACTTCGACGGCGCGAGCCGGGGCAATCCCGGCCCCGCAGCGATCGGGTGGGTGCTCGTGACGAGCGACGGCGTCGTCGCCGAGGGGAGCGATCGAATCGACGAGACGACCAACAACCGCGCGGAGTACGAAGCCCTCGAACGGGCGCTCGAAGCCGCCCGCGACTACGGGTTCGACGAAGTGGACGTCCGCGGCGACTCGCAGCTGATCGTCCGGCAGGTGAAAGGCGAGTACGACACCAACAACCCGGAACTGCGCGAGCGTCGCGTCCGGGCCTTGGAACTGCTGGACTCCTTCGACCGGTGGTCGCTCGAACACGTACCGAGAGCGGTAAACGACCGCGCCGACTCACTAGCGAACGAGGCGCTCGACGATGCCTGA
- a CDS encoding inorganic diphosphatase: MSNLWEDIETGPDAPDVVYAVVECLKGERNKYEYDKDVPGVVLDRVLHSNVHYPSDYGFLPQTYYDDEDPFDILVLVEDQTFPGCIIEARPVALMEMDDDGEKDDKVIAVPAEDPRYDNVQDVDDLTDQQKAEIAEFFETYKNLEEGKETETLGWDDAAAAKDAIEHAMDLYEEHFA; this comes from the coding sequence ATGTCGAACCTCTGGGAAGACATCGAGACTGGGCCGGACGCCCCGGACGTCGTCTACGCTGTCGTCGAGTGTCTGAAAGGCGAACGGAACAAGTACGAGTACGACAAGGACGTGCCCGGAGTCGTTCTGGATCGGGTGCTCCACTCGAACGTTCACTACCCCTCGGACTACGGGTTCCTCCCGCAGACGTACTACGACGACGAGGACCCCTTCGACATCCTCGTCCTCGTCGAGGATCAGACGTTCCCGGGCTGCATCATCGAGGCGCGCCCGGTCGCGTTGATGGAGATGGACGACGACGGGGAGAAGGACGACAAGGTGATCGCCGTCCCCGCCGAGGACCCTCGATACGACAACGTTCAGGACGTCGACGACCTCACGGACCAGCAGAAGGCCGAAATCGCCGAGTTCTTCGAGACCTACAAGAACCTCGAGGAAGGCAAAGAGACCGAGACGCTCGGCTGGGACGACGCCGCGGCCGCGAAGGACGCCATCGAGCACGCGATGGACCTCTACGAAGAACACTTCGCGTAA